A genome region from Erigeron canadensis isolate Cc75 chromosome 3, C_canadensis_v1, whole genome shotgun sequence includes the following:
- the LOC122590900 gene encoding protein RETICULATA-RELATED 1, chloroplastic-like, with product MALSGPPGFFIVRLNNDSSQQRTQIIQKQFAIAFKATLNYNKISIFYKNPISKKTSSMYICFSKSSDRSDTSNLGNMGIVAKVFDEMPDRNNDDDDESDNGNGGGGGGDVPPPPPGGGGGGGGGEDDENEFGPLMKFDEVMEVAGAYGVDLPKDMLDAAKDTGLRKLILTRYLDLQGSGWILGFLTRHFVMLRNRMLADPSFLFKVGTEIVIDSCCATFAEVQKRGKDFWDEFELYAADLLVGIVVDVALVGMLAPYARIGKQTVASGGLFSGLKNSISALPSSVFEFERPGSRFSVQQRLATYFYKGLLYGSVGFGCGIIGQGIANMIMNAKRRMHASERDVRVPPLVQSAVLWGVFLAVSSNTRYQVINGLESVVEASPLAKQVPLVAMAFTVGVRFANNIYGGMQFVDWARWSGVQ from the exons ATGGCACTTTCTGGGCCACCAGGTTTTTTCATTGTAAGACTTAATAATGATTCATCTCAACAAAGAACCCAAATTATCCAAAAACAATTTGCAATAGCTTTCAAAGCAACTCTCAATTACAATAAAATTTCCATTTTTTACAAAAACCccatttcaaaaaaaacttcatctatgtatatatgtttttccaAATCATCAGATCGTAGCGATACTAGTAACTTGGGTAACATGGGTATTGTAgctaaggtgtttgatgaaatgcctgaccgaaataatgatgatgatgacgaaaGTGATAACGggaatggtggtggtggtggtggtgatgtgccgccgccgccaccgggtggtggtggtggcggtggtggtggtgaggaTGATGAGAATGAGTTTGGGCCGTTGATGAAGTTTGATGAAGTAATGGAAGTGGCTGGGGCATATGGTGTTGATCTTCCTAAAGATATGTTGGATGCTGCTAAGGATACTGGTCTTAGGAAGCTTATTCTTACTCGGTATTTGGATTTACAG GGATCAGGTTGGATATTAGGTTTCTTGACAAGACATTTTGTAATGCTTCGGAACAGAATGCTTGCTGATCCAtcatttttgtttaaagttgGGACTGAG ATAGTGATTGATTCGTGTTGTGCGACGTTTGCTGAAGTTCAAAAAAGAGGGAAAGATTTTTGGGATGAGTTTGAGTTGTATGCTGCCGATCTTTTGGTAGGGATAGTAGTTGACGTTGCTTTGGTGGGTATGTTGGCACCATATGCTCGCATTGGAAAACAAACTGTAGCAAGTGGTGGCTTGTTCAGTGGTTTGAAGAACTCTATTTCAGCTCTTCCTAGCAG TGTATTTGAGTTTGAGAGACCGGGGTCTAGATTTTCAGTACAACAACGGCTTGCTACTTATTTTTACAAG GGTCTCTTGTATGGTTCAGTTGGATTTGGTTGCGGTATTATTGGCCAAGGAATTgcaaatatgattatgaatgCCAAGCG GAGGATGCATGCTTCAGAACGTGATGTACGTGTGCCCCCGTTGGTGCAAAGTGCTGTTCTATGGG GTGTTTTCCTTGCGGTGTCTTCGAATACCCGTTATCAAGTTATCAATGGATTGGAAAGCGTGGTGGAAGCTTCTCCATTGGCGAAACAGGTCCCTTTAGTTGCAATGGCGTTTACAGTTGGTGTGCGTTTTGCAAACAACATTTATGGTGGAATGCAGTTTGTAGATTGGGCTAGATGGAGTGGCGTTCAGTAA
- the LOC122594123 gene encoding protein RETICULATA-RELATED 1, chloroplastic-like, with amino-acid sequence MALSGPQSFVILKLNDPSRRNEPPKQFGVNFKPVLNYKISIFYRSLVSNSITRSIYISKLSCAKFDHVRNMGIVMPDQKGDNDDGNGNMPPPGNGSSGGGGGGGGGDGGDDEDDHQEKEFGPLMKFDEVMEVVESHGVNLPKDMSEAAKATGLRKLILTRYLDLQTSGWILGFLTRNFVMFRNRMLADPSFLFKVGAEMVIDSCSVTVAEVHKRGKDFWDEIELFAADFLVGIVVDIALVGLLAPYTRFEKQSVANGGLFSGLKNSVAALPSSVFEFERPGSKFSAQQRIATYFYKGLLYGSVGFGCGLVCQGFANMVMNAKRRIHASEHDVSVPVPPLMQSAVLWGIFLAVSANTRYQIINGLESVVEASSLAKQVPLVARTFTIGVRLSNNIYGWMQFVDCAKWSGVQ; translated from the exons ATGGCACTGTCTGGACCACAAAGTTTCGTCATTCTAAAATTAAACGATCCGTCTCGCAGAAATGAACCCCCGAAACAATTTGGCGTAAACTTCAAACCAGTTCTCAATTACAAAATTTCCATTTTTTACAGAAGCCTTGTTTCCAATTCAATCACCAGAAGTATTTATATAAGCAAGTTAAGTTGTGCTAAATTTGATCATGTAAGAAACATGGGTATAGTAATGCCTGACCAAAAAGGCGATAATGATGATGGAAATGGTAATATGCCGCCACCTGGTAATGGTagcagtggtggtggtggtggtggtggtggtggtgatggcggtgatgatgaggatgatcaTCAAGAGAAGGAGTTTGGGCCGTTGATGAAGTTTGATGAGGTTATGGAAGTGGTTGAATCACATGGTGTTAATCTTCCGAAAGATATGTCAGAAGCTGCTAAAGCTACTGGACTTAGAAAACTTATACTTACACGTTATTTGGATTTACAA acATCAGGTTGGATTTTAGGTTTCTTGACAAGAAATTTCGTAATGTTTCGAAATAGAATGCTTGCTGATCCATCGTTTTTGTTTAAAGTTGGGGCTGAG ATGGTGATTGATTCGTGTAGTGTGACGGTTGCTGAAGTTCATAAAAGAGGGAAAGATTTTTGGGATGAGATTGAGTTGTTTGCTGCGGACTTTTTGGTAGGGATAGTAGTAGATATTGCTTTGGTTGGATTGTTGGCGCCATATACTCGCTTTGAAAAGCAATCTGTAGCGAATGGTGGTTTGTTTAGTGGTTTAAAGAATTCTGTTGCAGCTCTTCCTAGTAG TGTCTTTGAATTTGAGAGACCGGGGTCTAAATTTTCTGCACAACAGCGTATTGCAACTTACTTTTACAAG GGTCTCTTGTATGGATCAGTTGGATTTGGTTGCGGTCTTGTATGCCAAGGATTTGCAAATATGGTTATGAATGCCAAACG GAGGATACATGCTTCAGAACATGATGTAAGTGTGCCTGTGCCCCCTTTGATGCAAAGTGCTGTTCTTTGGG GTATTTTTCTTGCGGTGTCTGCAAATACCCGTTATCAAATTATTAATGGCTTGGAAAGCGTGGTGGAAGCTTCTTCATTGGCAAAGCAGGTCCCTTTAGTAGCAAGGACATTTACAATTGGCGTGCGTCTTTCAAACAACATCTATGGTTGGATGCAGTTTGTAGATTGTGCTAAATGGAGCGGCGTGCAGTAG
- the LOC122593853 gene encoding cytochrome b-c1 complex subunit 6-1, mitochondrial-like, translating to MGDAEPADQKKYLEDSSKPKCVRPLIEYQACVKRVEGDDTGEKHCTGQYFDYWHCIDRAVAPKLFDKLK from the exons at GGGTGATGCAGAACCAGCTGACCAAAAGAAGTACTTGGAAGACTCGTCCAAGCCCAAATGTGTTAGGCCTCTAATCGAGTATCAG GCATGTGTGAAAAGGGTAGAAGGAGACGATACAGGAGAAAAACATTGCACTGGACAATACTTCGATTATTGGCATTGTATCGACAGAGCT GTTGCACCTAAGCTGTTCGACAAACTCAAGTGA
- the LOC122591806 gene encoding protein ROH1-like, translating into MKAKMLSPSDYTMSRKTLGRLLFGFGSDYNQVYSMEMLNRDFDIHLDKELEAFQYQVFSQFKKLSDYPNDEILSLDWLCALLEAFVACHHDFEDFTSKHKADFAKPPLDKLLKEFFDRISIKGLDICNAVCDGIDKIRCSNKYLEIVLDALNFRDKRRPMSKGQFRRAKKALTGLSNVMTDNSKEYSGWFLSRSRRLKSFGRHSSKVKDLKRSVSWSVSNSWSASKQLQSMSHNMILPGPYEITTNRGLANVVFTMSFVTMFVMWALVAAIPCQGRGILTNLSVPNNFLWASPLSIIQVRIINESKKHDCKNSFGLLKENYQMEKSVRVITNLDESGHQFPLTEEEKEKVKLAVGELQMVNNAYEKWLFPFECQVRQVFHKIMSCRLEGLQNLCRTCS; encoded by the coding sequence ATGAAGGCCAAAATGTTGTCTCCAAGTGATTACACGATGTCACGCAAGACTCTAGGCCGATTATTATTTGGGTTTGGGAGCGATTACAATCAAGTTTATTCCATGGAAATGCTTAATAGGGATTTTGATATTCATCTTGATAAGGAACTTGAAGCATTTCAATATCAAGTTTTTAGCCAGTTCAAGAAACTTTCGGACTATCCAAATGATGAAATCCTATCCCTTGATTGGTTATGCGCGTTATTAGAAGCTTTTGTTGCTTGTCATCATGATTTTGAGGATTTTACGTCCAAGCATAAAGCGGATTTTGCAAAACCTCCTTTAGATAAGCTTCTTAAGGAGTTTTTTGATAGGATTAGTATCAAGGGCCTTGATATTTGTAATGCTGTATGCGATGGGATTGACAAGATTCGATGTTCCAATAAGTACTTAGAGATAGTTTTGGATGCTTTGAATTTCAGGGACAAAAGACGACCGATGAGCAAAGGGCAGTTCAGGAGGGCAAAGAAAGCGTTGACCGGGTTATCTAATGTTATGACTGACAATAGTAAGGAATATTCTGGATGGTTCTTATCACGATCACGGAGACTTAAATCTTTTGGGCGGCATTCAAGCAAAGTAAAAGACCTCAAGAGATCTGTTTCTTGGAGTGTGTCTAATTCATGGTCTGCAAGTAAACAACTCCAGTCAATGTCGCATAACATGATCTTGCCTGGACCATATGAGATAACGACAAATCGTGGCCTTGCAAACGTTGTTTTTACAATGAGTTTTGTAACAATGTTTGTCATGTGGGCACTAGTGGCTGCAATCCCCTGTCAAGGTAGAGGTATCCTCACTAATTTATCTGTACCAAACAATTTCTTATGGGCTAGTCCCTTGTCGATAATTCAAGTTAGAATCATCAATGAATCCAAAAAGCATGATTGTAAGAATAGTTTTGGACTTTTAAAAGAGAATTATCAAATGGAAAAATCTGTCCGTGTCATTACAAATTTGGATGAATCGGGTCACCAGTTTCCATTAActgaagaagaaaaggaaaaagtgaAACTGGCAGTTGGCGAACTACAAATGGTTAATAATGCTTATGAGAAGTGGTTGTTTCCGTTTGAGTGCCAAGTAAGACAAGTGTTTCACAAAATTATGTCATGTCGGTTGGAGGGTCTTCAAAACCTATGCAGGACATGTTCTTGA
- the LOC122592614 gene encoding tubby-like F-box protein 8 encodes MSFRSIVRDVRDGFGSLSRRSFDVRLSGIHSRGKSQGSITDLSDNQAALVVQNSRWANLPPELLFDVIKRLEESESTWPGRKHVVACAAVCRSWRSMCKEIVRTPESCGKLTFPVSLKQPGPRDVTMQCFIKRDKSNLTYHLFLCLSPAALLVENGKFLLSAKRTRRTTCTEYVISMDAENISRSSSTYIGKLRSNFLGTKFIIYDTQPPHSAANIPPPGRSKRFYSKKVSPKVPSGSFNIAHITYELNVLGTRGPRRMHCVMHSIPASSLEPGGTVPGQPEHLLPPRSLEDSFRTMSFSKSLDHSTEFSSSRFSEIMGAATSTDVPDSEKSKLPLVLKNKSPRWHEQLQCWCLNFRGRVTIASVKNFQLIAAPPAVGASQPSQPPPQPEHDKVILQFGKVGKDMFTMDYRYPLSAFQAFAICLSSFDTKLACE; translated from the exons atgtcATTTCGTAGTATAGTACGTGATGTTAGAGACGGGTTTGGTAGTTTATCTAGGCGTAGTTTTGATGTGAGGCTATCAGGGATTCATAGCAGAGGAAAATCTCAGGGTTCGATTACTGATTTAAGTGATAATCAGGCGGCACTTGTGGTCCAAAATAGTCGGTGGGCTAATCTCCCTCCCGAGCTTCTTTTTGATGTAATTAAGAGGTTAGAAGAGAGTGAAAGTACATGGCCTGGTAGGAAACATGTTGTTGCTTGTGCTGCGGTTTGTAGGTCGTGGAGGAGTATGTGTAAGGAAATTGTTAGAACTCCTGAATCCTGTGGGAAGCTTACTTTCCCAGTTTCGCTAAAGCAG CCAGGGCCACGCGATGTTACTATGCAATGCTTCATCAAGAGGGATAAATCAAACTTAACTTATCATCTTTTCCTGTGTCTTAGTCCAG CTGCTTTGCTAGTTGAAAATGGGAAGTTCCTGCTGTCTGCAAAAAGAACTCGAAGGACTACTTGTACCGAATATGTCATTTCCATGGATGCAGAAAACATTTCAAGATCAAGCAGCACCTACATTGGAAAACTCAG ATCAAATTTTCTTGGGACAAAATTCATAATATATGACACACAGCCTCCACATTCTGCTGCCAATATCCCACCACCAGGCCGATCCAAAAGATTTTATTCCAAGAAGGTCTCACCAAAAGTGCCGAGCGGCAGCTTCAATATCGCCCACATCACCTATGAGCTTAACGTGCTAGGTACACGTGGCCCACGTAGAATGCACTGTGTCATGCACTCAATTCCTGCCTCCTCCCTTGAACCGGGTGGCACAGTTCCCGGTCAGCCAGAGCACCTCCTGCCACCTCGCTCTCTGGAAGACTCTTTCCGGACCATGTCTTTTTCAAAGTCACTTGACCACTCAACCGAATTCAGCAGCTCTAGATTTTCCGAGATCATGGGAGCTGCCACATCAACTGACGTCCCGGATAGTGAGAAGTCAAAGCTGCCCTTAGTCCTGAAAAACAAGTCACCTAGGTGGCACGAACAGTTGCAATGTTGGTGTTTAAATTTCAGGGGACGGGTGACAATTGCTTCAGTCAAGAACTTCCAGTTGATTGCCGCCCCACCAGCTGTCGGAGCCTCCCAACCATCACAACCACCGCCACAACCAGAGCATGATAAAGTGATATTGCAGTTCGGGAAAGTCGGGAAAGATATGTTTACCATGGATTATCGATACCCGTTATCTGCATTTCAAGCATTTGCAATCTGTTTAAGCAGCTTTGACACCAAATTAGCCTGTGAATAg